The Rhizoctonia solani chromosome 4, complete sequence genome contains a region encoding:
- a CDS encoding C2H2 zinc finger produces the protein MDTSDESSTSMYRQKETGDWDERYGAPIRPPVNEDGRNGSCDSRVVPTAARLQSNDPPPTNPSHDQPISSKRKFVSISVQTSPVEEVCPPLCRDNGSSSGSSPDPETDEEGHANKTGLKRASSTTSSQTSKKAKVAKSSTSPTKAPAAKQPRRDTIISLDGASPKPRSIYAPSPTPLQCTYVYPRALGPPRRPMDLRRNKGAKPMPDIPVLSELAPKAPTDPSPSAPTGGAEPQAEGAPMDVDDSYVITHRCPITFSREFEMRRHIRTVHIAEEVRAVVEGRLARSDAKVIPENWDGKSLISKPTCAGCGTTFSRPDAVRRHQTEVNAKMENGICVECPGPKVHIRRGPRKDVHLPTPDASPAPPTLAPAPIPALMMPMSTGIGAGSHVPIAPAPAPAPGPLVIPAAVSMPAPSTLAPAPAPISGLVPIAPAAPVVAIPSLPSAPLVSGAGAPSDAAPAPVAPVVAPQAPPAARDHAELAEVELESEDECN, from the exons ATGGATACCTCCGATGAATCCTCAACATCCAT GTACCGCCAGAAGGAGACTGGAGACTGGGACGAACGCTATGGAGCACCCATACGTCCACCTGT GAACGAAGACGGTCGTAATGGATCCTGCGACTCACGTGTTGTCCCAACAGCCGCTAGGCTACAGAGCAACGAC CCACCTCCTACTAACCCTAGCCACGATCAACCGATCAGTTCCAAGCGCAAGTTTGTGAGCATCTCAGTTCAGACATCTCCTGTCGAAGAGGTCTGCCCGCCCCTCTGTCGCGACAACGGCAGCTCCAGCGGCAGCTCACCCGACCCGGAAACCGATGAGGAGGGCCATGCCAACAAGACCGGACTCAAGCGTGCCAG CTCGACTACAAGCAGCCAGACATCCAAGAAGGCCAAGGTTGCCAAATCATCCACATCGCCCACCAAGGCTCCGGCCGCGAAGCAACCCCGTCGCGATACGATCATCTCTCTCGATGGGGCCTCGCCCAAGCCTCGTTCCATCTATGCACCTTCTCCTACTCCTCTCCAATGCACTTATGTTTACCCGCGTGCCCTCGGCCCTCCCCGCCGGCCGATGGATCTCCGTCGCAACAAGGGTGCAAAGCCCATGCCGGACATTCCTGTGCTCTCTGAGCTCGCCCCCAAGGCCCCCACCGATCCCAGTCCTTCCGCTCCTACTGGTGGTGCGGAACCTCAGGCTGAAGGTGCTCCAATGGACGTTGATGATTCGTACGTGATTACCCATCGATGCCCCATCACTTTTTCTCGCGAGTTCGAAATGCGTCGCCATATCCGGACGGTGCACATTGCCGAGGAGGTTCGTGCTGTGGTCGAGGGTCGTCTTGCCCGATCCGATGCCAAG GTTATCCCGGAGAACTGGGACGGCAAGAGCTTGATTAGCAAGCCAACCTGCGCAGGGTGTGGTACTACCTTTTCCCGGCCGGATGCGGTCCGTAGGCATCAAACCGAGGTGAATGCAAAGATGGAGAATGGTATCTGTGTCGAGTGTCCTGGACCAAAG GTGCACATTCGTCGAGGGCCCCGCAAGGACGTCCACTTGCCCACGCCTGATGCCTCGCCGGCGCCACCAACGTTAGCCCCAGCACCAATCCCTGCGCTCATGATGCCAATGAGCACAGGGATTGGCGCTGGGAGTCACGTCCCAATCGCGCCTGCACCGGCTCCAGCCCCCGGCCCTCTGGTGATTCCTGCGGCCGTCTCGATGCCAGCTCCTTCAACTTTGGCTCCGGCCCCGGCCCCTATTTCTGGTCTAGTTCCCATCGCTCCAGCAGCCCCTGTCGTTGCCATACCATCTCTCCCCTCTGCCCCTCTCGTATCTGGCGCTGGCGCCCCCAGCGACGCGGCACCCGCGCCAGTCGCTCCGGTCGTCGCCCCACAAGCCCCACCGGCTGCGAGAGATCACGCTGAACTGGCTGAAGTCGAGCTAGAGAGCGAGGATGAATGTAACTAG
- a CDS encoding TLC domain protein has protein sequence MDAIVRAASRLRIPAHLEAFIAPSYPVTTPADTDSYFDATYYNKGPKDLLFVGTWVLLLAIVEKPLCEASLCPLPAGDSTRSHAPSRTDAPLNAIHPRPGQARQAPSLGPGQTKKARDAKLRERKVVRFAEQGWSLAYYAVFWAFGMGIYINLPCFLLQTKHFWVNYPVRFLPGPIKFYYLCQLACWVHQLIVLNIEERRKDHFQMLAHHIITIALITGSYISHFTRIGIAVLVIMDFCDIILPLAKMLLYLELPSVLPDTVFGLFVVSWLVTRQGAFTLVTYGWSVLVQVYVLRVLHLFARIVGPSLGLVLDDLSVAFNVLRGKPAEDTRSDEEDAGSSSSATLAPNSNSNTDSDSDTLAGSQSPTPPKVFKKQ, from the exons ATGGACGCGATAGTGCGTGCAGCATCTCGGCTCCGGATTCCAGCACACTTGGAGGCATTCATCGCGCCCTCGTATCCGGTAACGACCCCAGCGGACACAGACTCGTATTTCGATGCGACGTACTACAACAAGGGCCCCAAGGACCTCTTGTTCGTCGGCACATGGGTCCTCTTGCTCGCAATTGTCGAGAAGCCCTTATGCGAGGCTTCTTTATGCCCCTTGCCCGCTGGAGATTCGACTCGCTCGCACGCGCCAAGCAGAACAGACGCGCCACTAAACGCGATCCACCCTCGGCCGGGACAAGCTCGCCAAGCACCATCCCTCGGTCCCGGCC AGACTAAAAAAGCACGAGATGCCAAGCTGCGTGAGCGCAAGGTTGTGCGTTTTGCCGAACAGGGCTGGAGTTTGGCCTACTATGCGGTCTTTTGGGCCTTTGGCATG GGCATTTATATCAATCTGCCGTGCTTCTTGCTTCAGACTAAACACTTTTGGGTCAACTACCCTGTCCGATTTCTTCCTGGTCCCATCAAGTTTTATTATCTGTGCCAGCTCGCATGCTGGGTACACCAACTGATCGTCCTCAATATCGAGGAGCGCAGGAAAGATCACTTTCAAATGCTCGCCCATCATATCATCACCATCGCACTTATTACAGGCAGCTACATCAGCCATTTCACACGAATCGGGATTGCCGTCTTGGTCATTATGGATTTCTGCGATATCATTTTGCCC CTCGCCAAGATGCTTCTGTACCTCGAGCTCCCGTCGGTCTTGCCAGACACTGTATTCGGTCTGTTTGTCGTCTCTTGGCTCGTCACTCGTCAGGGCGCATTCACCCTTGTT ACCTATGGATGGTCGGTTTTGGTCCAAGTATACGTACTACGGGTTTTGCACCTTTTTGCTCGCATTGTTGGCCCTTCTCTGGGCCTGGTTCTGGATGATCTGTCGGTTGCGTTTAATGTCCTTCGCGGGAAGCCGGCGGAAGATACGAGGAGCGATGAAGAAGA CGCTGGATCTTCATCATCCGCGACCCTGGCTCCCaactccaactccaacacCGACTCGGATTCCGACACCTTGGCAGGTTCTCAATCCCCCACACCCCCAAAAGTATTCAAGAAACAATAG
- a CDS encoding NLI interacting factor-like phosphatase, whose amino-acid sequence MSQPNKTLYIKNLNDQVKKDELKSQLYALFTPYGRIVDVVAIKNPKMRGQAFVVFQDLAGATAAMRAWDGELFYDKEMKIEYAKTRSHATRRIEEPGWDPLAEAKAKALGLGSRLKKEAGRETNSSVPSTYSAVTISSRLLCTNIPAETSQEILQKLFQQYPGFQSLVLTPPGQAKSAQVQFEQPDQAKVAREGLHGHALKTDWAMSVPRPSRSQDDSGELDRPSRQDSPTRRSNSQSQSQSQSLTLSPTTSAPEPTPTDTPQRRRFIFIRLILGIWTGLGTLWSLLPVAWKRVRHNFGLIALGSDDDDEEGEQPEEDEGEDDPLVARAAPTTPAVSPQRISFGLSTVSRRTNRSTYAKPLTPAVSERPLDDDDHPLSTTLPTTHEIILPSRPRAASTLLPNPLSTSLLTPSASALPSRAPTPPVRRQTALHKTKTLVLDLDETLIHSTSRPMHAHGSMGGGGLLGLSGLFGGKRQGGGHMIEVVLGGRSTLYHVYKRPFVDFFLRKVSSWYTLVIFTASMPEYADPVIDWLDAGRGMFSRRFFRESCTHLPNGGYSKDLSIIDQDLSRVCLIDNSPASYSINNANGIPIEGWISDPGDEALLDLLPVLDSLRFTSDVRHVLGLRGF is encoded by the exons ATGTCCCAGCCCAACAAGACGCTGTACATAAAGAACCTGAACGATCAggtcaaaaaggatg AGCTCAAGTCCCAGTTGTACGCGCTCTTCACGCCCTATGGCCGGATTGTCGATGTCGTCGCCATTAAGAATCCCAAGATGCGCGGACAGGCGTTTGTAGTATTCCAGGATCTCGCAG GCGCTACGGCCGCAATGCGCGCATGGGACGGCGAGCTATTTTACGACAAGGAAATGAAAATCGAGTACGCCAAGACGCGGAGCCACGCAACTCGCAGGATCGAGGAGCCCGGCTGGGACCCATTAGCCGAGGCCAAAGCCAAAGCACTCGGACTGGGCTCGCGCTTGAAGAAGGAAGCAGGCAGGGAGACG AACTCGTCGGTGCCTAGTACCT ATTCGGCGGTGACGATATCGTCTCGACTGTTGTGCACGAATATACCGGCCGAGACGTCGCAAGAGATATTGCAAAAGCTGTTCCAGCA GTACCCCGGGTTCCAGTCTTTGGTGCTCACGCCTCCAGGGCAAGCCAAATCGGCGCAGGTGCAATTTGAACAACCGGACCAGGCTAAAGTGGCTAGAGAGGGACTGCATGGGCATGCGTTGAAGACGGATTGGGCAATGAGCGTG CCGAGACCGAGCAGATCCCAGGATGATAGTGGTGAATTGGACCGACCGAGCCGACAGGATTCGCCGACGAGACGTTCCAATTCtcagtcccagtcccagtcccagtccTTGACCTTGTCACCCACCACCTCTGCTCCCGAGCCCACACCCACCGACACGCCCCAGCGCCGCAGATTTATTTTCATTCGTTTAATTCTTGGCATATGGACTGGACTGGGTACACTCTGGTCCCTGCTCCCTGTCGCATGGAAACGCGTGAGACACAACTTTGGACTGATTGCTCTGGGTTCAGACGACGATGATGAAGAGGGAGAACAGCCAGAAGAGGACGAAGGAGAGGACGATCCACTTGTTGCCCGGGCTGCCCCCACCACGCCTGCTGTCTCACCGCAGCGAATATCATTCGGTTTGAGCACAGTCAGCAGACGGACGAACAGATCGACGTATGCCAAACCCCTTACCCCTGCTGTATCCGAACGACCCCTCGACGACGACGATCATCCGCTATCGACCACTTTGCCGACTACTCATGAGATTATTCTACCAAGCAGACCCCGAGCAGCAAGCACGCTCTTGCCCAACCCACTCTCCACCTCGCTCCTCACCCCTTCCGCCTCGGCCCTCCCCTCCCGCGCCCCGACTCCCCCCGTGCGCCGACAGACAGCGCTCCACAAGACCAAGACCCTCGTTCTCGACTTGGACGAAACACTTATCCACTCCACCTCTAGGCCTATGCACGCCCACGGTTCCATGGGCGGCGGCGGCCTCCTCGGGCTTTCCGGCCTCTTTGGCGGCAAGCGCCAGGGCGGCGGACACATGATCGAGGTTGTCCTAGGCGGCAGGAGTACGCTGTATCATGTCTACAAGCGTCCATTTGTCGATTTCTTTCTGCGCAAG GTTTCGTCGTGGTATACACTTGTTATTTTTACCGCGTCCATGCCAGAGTATGCGGATCCGGTTATAGATTGGCTGGATGCCGGACGGGGAATGTTTTCAAGGCGCTTTTTCCGTGAA TCATGTACGCACCTCCCAAACGGAGGCTACAGCAAAGACCTATCTATCATAGACCAAGACCTCAGCCGTGTCTGTCTAATCGACAACTCCCCGGCGAGCTATAGCATTAATAACG CCAATGGCATCCCAATCGAAGGCTGGATATCAGACCCAGGGGACGAAGCGCTTCTCGACCTCTTGCCTGTCCTTGACTCGCTCCGATTCACGTCAGACGTCAGACATGTGCTCGGTCTGCGCGGGTTCTAG
- a CDS encoding Sugar (and other) transporter encodes MAPAFIQNLIPRREKTEREESLFQTFRSLTFVQWALFFSGWLAWTCDAIDFFSVSLSVSRLQVAFNRSTNDLTTSITLTLLFRSLGAVVFGVISDRYGRKWPLVGNLLLCSALELGSSFVQTYTQFLALRSLFGVAMGGIWGLSPHLAASTALENMPVAARGVISGVLQQGYAVGYLIAAVVNLGLVPHNPHSWRALFWFGSAVSFVAAVIRSLLPESAVFLRAKAARKEAEAREGEKTGGPSKTKVFLRETGHMLKSHWLLCIYAVLLMAGFNFLSHGSQDLYPTYLQESKLFTPHQATIATIIGNCGAIAGGVFAGYVSQYIGRRLTIIIFVFVVGAFIPLWILPDGFSKLAAGAFCLQFGVQGAWGVVPIFLAEMSPPAFRATFPGVAYQLGNMISSASAQIEATGGEHLRTTAQGKDVPDYAKVQGIFLGCVAAYLVVVTIFGPSEHHGSEFEKHKAAFEEGGGDDHAYVQEDVLPQPSRHGITEETPRHGSGSFDGSQGEKPEVKTIERV; translated from the exons ATGGCCCCTGCGTTCATTCAGAACCTCATTCCTCGTCGTGAGAAGACAGAGCGCGAGGAGTCGTTGTTCCAGACGTTTCGCAGTCTCACATTTGTCCAATGGGCGCTCTTCTTCTCGGG GTGGCTCGCATGGACTTGCGACGCAATCGACTTTTTCAGCGTGTCGCTGAGCGTTAGTCGACTCCAAGTTGCCTTTAATCGATCCACGAATGATTTG ACGACCTCTATTACGCTTACTTTACTCTTCCGTTCGTTGGGAGCGGTCGTCTTTGGTGTTATTTCAGACCGATATGGCCGTAAATGGCCGTTGGTTGGAAACTTGCTTCTCTGCTCTG CTCTCGAGCTTGGCTCCAGTTTCGTTCAAACATACACGCAATTCCTCGCCTTGCGTTCTTTGTTCGGTGTCGCAATGGGCGGCATCTGGGGTCTCT CCCCGCATTTAGCCGCCTCGACTGCTCTGGAGAATATGCCAGTCGCGGCACGTGGTGTTATCTCTGGTGTATTGCAACAGGGTTATGCTGTCGGTTACTTGATCGCGGCTGTCGTCAATCTTGGGCTCGTTCCCCACAATCCCCACAGCTGGCGTGCCCTTTTCTGGTTTGGATCTGCTGTAAGCTTTGTGGCGGCGGTTATCCGTTCATTGCTCCCCGAGTCTGCTGTCTTTTTGCGTGCCAAGGCCGCTCGCAAGGAGGCTGAAGCTCGTGAGGGCGAAAAGACTGGAGGGCCAAGCAAGACAAA GGTTTTCCTTCGTGAAACCGGACACATGCTCAAGTCCCACTGGTTGCTTTGCATCTACGCCGTACTACTCATGGCTGGTTTCAACTTCCTTAGCCATGGGTCTCAGGATTTGTACCCTACTTACCTCCAAGAGTCGAAGCTCTTCACACCCCACCAGGCCACTATTGCCACCATCATTGGGAACTGTGGAGCCATTGC TGGTGGTGTATTTGCCGGCTACGTTTCTCAATACATTGGCCGTCGCCTAACCATTAttatctttgtctttgtcgtCGGCGCATTCATCCCGCTGTGGATTCTTCCCGATGGATTCAGCAAGCTTGCCGCCGGCGCCTTCTGCCTACAATTTGGTGTTCAAGGTGCATGGGGTGTTGTTCCCATTTTCCTTGCCGAGATGAGCCCGCCGGCTTTCCGTGCCACCTTCCCTGGTGTCGCCTATCAGTTGGGTAAC ATGATCTCTTCGGCATCTGCCCAAATCGAGGCTA CTGGTGGTGAACATTTGCGTACGACTGCTCAAGGAAAGGATGTTCCGGATTACGCCAAGGTCCAAGGTATTTTCTTGGGCTGCGTAGCTGCCTACCTGGTAGTCGTCACGATCTTTGGGCCGAGTGA ACACCACGGTTCTGAATTCGAAAAGCACAAGGCTGCGTTTGAAGAAGGTGGAGGAGATGATCATGCTTATGTCCAGGAGGACGTACTCCCACAGCCGTCCCGTCATGGCATTACTGAGGAGACCCCTCGCCATGGCTCGGGCAGCTTTGACGGTTCTCAAGGTGAAAAGCCCGAGGTCAAGACGATCGAGAGGGTATAA
- a CDS encoding GTP-binding protein Rhb1, with protein MVNDPLKKRKIAVLGSRSVGKSSLVVQFVEGHFVESYYPTIENTFTKSIKFRNIEYDCDIIDTAGQDEYSILNNKHAIGIHGYILVYSVASRVSFDMIQIIHEKILTYSGTQRIPCVVVGQKSDLVNARQVPTSEGEKLATSLGCAFLETSARTNTNVGKAFDTCLAQIEESTNPPPENPSKCVVM; from the exons ATGGTCAACGATCCTTTGAAGAAGCGCAAGATTGCTGTGCTTGGTTCTCGCTCAGTGG GAAAATCATCCTTGGTCGTTCAATTCGTGGAGGGACACTTTGTGGAATCATACTATCCCACCATTGAAAACACGTTTACGAAATCTATCAAGTTCAGGAATATCGAATACGATTGTGACATCATTGACACTGCCGGCCAG GATGAATACTCGATATTAAACAACAAACATGCCATTGGTATCCATGGTTACATTCTGGTCTACAGTGTCGCATCTCGGGTTAGCTTTGACATGATTCAA ATCATTCACGAAAAGATCTTGACTTATTCTGGAACCCAAAGAATTccttgcgttgttgtagggcaGAAGAGTGACCTTGTAAACGCCCG GCAAGTGCCCACATCTGAGGGCGAAAAGCTTGCTACATCACTGGGGTGTGCATTCCTTGAAACCAGTGCACGAACTAATACCAATGTTG GCAAGGCATTCGATACATGTTTGGCCCAAATTGAAGAATCAACTAACCCTCCACCCGAGAATCCTTCCAAGTGCGTTGTTATGTGA